From a region of the Pongo abelii isolate AG06213 chromosome 9, NHGRI_mPonAbe1-v2.0_pri, whole genome shotgun sequence genome:
- the LOC112135398 gene encoding olfactory receptor 52B2 has translation MSHTNITIFHPAVFVLLGIPGLETYHIWLSIPLCLIYITAVLGNSILIVVIVMERNLHEPMYFFLSMLAVTDILLSTTTVPKALAIFWLQAHNIAFDACVTQVFFVHMMFVGESAILLAMAFDRFVAICAPLRYTTVLTWPVVGRIALAIITRSFCIIFPVIFLLKRLPFCRTNIVPHSYCEHIGVAHLACADITVNIWYGFSVPIVMVILDVILIAVSYSLILRAVFRLSSQDARHKALSTCGSHLCVILMFYVPSFFTLLTHRFGRNIPQHVHILLANLYVSVPPMLNPIVYGVKTKQIREGVAHLFFDIKTWCCTSPLG, from the coding sequence ATGAGTCACACCAACATTACCATCTTCCATCCTGCAGTTTTTGTCCTACTTGGCATCCCTGGGTTGGAGACTTATCACATTTGGCTGTCAATACCTCTTTGCCTCATTTACATCACTGCAGTCCTGGGAAACAGCATCCTGATAGTGGTTATTGTCATGGAACGTAACCTTCATGAGCCCATGTATTTCTTCCTCTCCATGCTTGCCGTCACGGACATCCTGCTGTCTACCACCACTGTGCCCAAGGCCCTAGCCATCTTTTGGCTTCAAGCACATAACATTGCTTTTGATGCCTGTGTCACCCAAGTCTTCTTTGTCCATATGATGTTTGTGGGGGAGTCAGCTATCCTGTTAGCCATGGCCTTTGATCGCTTTGTGGCCATTTGTGCCCCACTGAGATATACAACAGTGCTAACATGGCCTGTTGTGGGAAGGATTGCTCTGGCCATCATCACCCGAAGCTTCTGCATCATCTTCCCAGTCATATTCTTGCTGAAGCGGCTGCCCTTCTGCCGAACCAACATTGTTCCTCATTCCTACTGTGAGCATATTGGAGTGGCTCATTTAGCCTGTGCTGACATCACTGTTAACATTTGGTATGGCTTCTCAGTGCCCATTGTCATGGTCATCTTGGATGTGATCCTCATCGCTGTGTCTTACTCACTGATCCTCCGAGCAGTGTTTCGTTTGTCCTCCCAGGATGCTCGGCACAAGGCCCTCAGCACTTGTGGCTCCCACCTGTGTGTCATCCTTATGTTTTATGTTCCATCCTTCTTTACCTTATTGACCCACCGTTTTGGGCGTAATATTCCTCAACATGTCCATATCTTGCTGGCCAATCTTTATGTTTCAGTGCCACCAATGCTGAACCCCATTGTCTATGGTGTGAAGACTAAGCAGATACGTGAGGGTGTAGCCCACCTGTTCTTTGACATCAAGACTTGGTGCTGTACCTCCCCTCTGGGCTGA
- the LOC100451631 gene encoding LOW QUALITY PROTEIN: olfactory receptor 52B2 (The sequence of the model RefSeq protein was modified relative to this genomic sequence to represent the inferred CDS: inserted 1 base in 1 codon; substituted 1 base at 1 genomic stop codon): MFGANLTTFHPTLFILLGIPGLEQYHIWLSIPFCLMYITAVLGNGALILVVLREHTLHEPMYVFLSMLAGTDILLSTTTVPKALVIFWVYAGEIAFDACITQMFFIHVAFVAESGILLAMAFDCYVAICTPLRYTTILTPTVIGKMTLAIWGXSVGTIFPIIFLLKRLPYCRTNIIPHSYCEHIGVARLACADITVNIWYSFSVPMASVLVDVALIGFSYTLILQAVFRLPSQDAQHKALNTCGSXIGVILLFFFPSFFTFLTHRFGKNIPHHVHILLANLYVLDPPMLNPIIYGAKTKQINDSMAHMLSVVGKS, translated from the exons ATGTTTGGTGCTAATCTCACCACCTTCCATCCCACTCTATTCATTCTCCTTGGCATCCCAGGACTGGAGCAATACCACATctggctttccattcctttctgccttATGTACATCACTGCAGTCTTGGGAAATGGAGCCCTCATCCTTGTTGTCCTCAGGGAACACACCCTCCATGAACCCATGTATGTCTTCCTATCCATGCTGGCTGGCACTGATATCCTGCTATCCACCACCACTGTGCCCAAGGCCTTGGTGATCTTCTGGGTCTACGCTGGGGAGATAGCCTTTGATGCCTGCATTACTCAGATGTTTTTCATTCATGTTGCCTTTGTGGCTGAGTCAGGAATCCTGCTGGCCATGGCATTTGACTGTTATGTAGCCATTTGTACTCCCTTGAGATACACTACCATCTTAACTCCTACGGTAATTGGAAAAATGACCCTGGCAATCTGGGGATGAAGCGTTGGGACAATTTTTCCTATCATATTCCTGCTGAAGAGGCTGCCATACTGTCGGACCAATATCATCCCCCACTCATACTGCGAGCACATTGGGGTGGCCCGATTGGCCTGTGCTGACATAACTGTCAACATCTGGTATAGCTTTTCAGTGCCAATGGCATCGGTTTTGGTAGATGTTGCACTCATTGGTTTTTCCTACACTTTGATCCTCCAAGCTGTGTTTAGACTTCCTTCCCAGGATGCCCAGCACAAAGCTCTTAACACCTGTGGTT ACATTGGAGTtattctcctcttcttcttcccatCATTTTTTACTTTCCTGACCCACCGCTTTGGCAAGAATATCCCCCATCATGTCCACATACTTCTGGCAAATCTCTATGTGCTAGATCCCCCCATGCTTAACCCCATTATCTATGGAGCGAAGACCAAGCAAATCAATGACAGTATGGCTCACATGTTATCTGTGGTGGGGAAGTCTTGA
- the LOC100452000 gene encoding olfactory receptor 56B34-like: MDIGLSIANSSGFQVSEFILMGFPGIHEWQHWLSLPLALLYFLALGANLLIIITIQHETMLHEPMYHLLGILAVVDIGLATTIMPKILAIFWFDAKAISLPQCFAQIYAIHSFMCMESGIFLRMAVDRYMAICYPLQYTSIVTEAFVIKATLSVVLRNGLLTISVPVWAAQRHYCSRNEIDHCLCSNLGVASLACDDTTINRFYQLTLVWVVVGSDMGLVFASYSLIIRSVLKLNSAKATSKALNTCSSHLILILFFYAAIIVVSVTHLAGRRAPLIPVLLNALHIFIPPALNPMVYALKTQELRVGFQKLLGLGEHVSRK, encoded by the coding sequence ATGGATATTGGCCTGAGTATAGCCAATAGCTCAGGGTTTCAAGTGTCTGAGTTCATTCTGATGGGGTTCCCAGGCATTCATGAGTGGCAGCACTGGCTCTCCCTGCCCCTGGCTCTGCTCTACTTCTTAGCTCTTGGTGCCAATCTCCTCATCATAATCACCATTCAACATGAGACCATGCTACATGAACCCATGTACCATTTGCTGGGCATATTAGCAGTGGTGGACATTGGCCTGGCCACCACCATCATGCCCAAGATCCTGGCCATCTTCTGGTTTGATGCCAAGGCCATCAGCCTCCCCCAGTGTTTTGCTCAGATCTATGCCATCCACTCTTTCATGTGCATGGAGTCAGGCATCTTCCTCCGTATGGCAGTGGATAGATATATGGCCATTTGTTATCCCCTTCAGTACACTTCCATAGTTACTGAAGCTTTTGTCATCAAAGCCACACTGTCAGTAGTGCTCAGGAATGGCCTGTTGACCATCTCAGTGCCAGTATGGGCTGCCCAGAGACACTACTGCTCCAGGAATGAGATTGATCACTGCCTCTGCTCTAACTTGGGGGTCGCAAGTCTGGCCTGTGATGACACCACTATCAACAGGTTTTACCAGCTGACCTTGGTCTGGGTTGTGGTTGGGAGTGACATGGGTCTGGTCTTTGCTTCCTATTCTTTGATTATTCGCTCAGTGCTGAAGCTGAACTCTGCTAAAGCAACATCTAAGGCCCTGAATACCTGCAGCTCCCACCTTatcctcattctctttttctaCGCAGCTATTATTGTAGTATCTGTCACTCACCTGGCAGGAAGAAGGGCTCCCCTCATCCCTGTTCTCCTCAATGCACTGCATATTTTCATCCCCCCAGCCCTTAACCCCATGGTATATGCCCTTAAGACCCAGGAGCTGAGAGTGGGCTTCCAGAAGCTGCTTGGTTTGGGCGAGCATGTGTCCAGGAAGTGA